One window of the Allorhizobium ampelinum S4 genome contains the following:
- the hrpB gene encoding ATP-dependent helicase HrpB produces the protein MAFSLPPYPVSEILPPLAKALREGNRAVLSAPPGAGKTTLVPLYLLDQPWRGDNRIILLEPRRLAARAAASRMASLIGETVGETVGYRMRLDNRISAKTRIEVVTEGVFARMILEDPELSGIAAVLFDEFHERSLDADFGLALALDCQSALRDDLRLIVMSATLDVQRMAGLMQDPPVLESAGRSFPIDIRHRDRPGTERIEDSVTSAILDAHAHESGSILAFLPGQAEIRRVAERLEGRLPAATLIAPLYGNLSQAEQDQAIKPTTPGTRKVVLATSIAETSITIDGVRIVIDSGLQRLPVYEPSTGITRLETTRVSRASADQRAGRAGRTEPGIAIRLWHAGQTAAMPAFTPPEILASDLSGLVMDMAHWGVTDASALSFIDQPPAAALKEARNLLVALSALDDQGHLTAKGKIMRGLGLPPRLAAMVIAAAEQGQAKTASDIAVLLTEQGLGGTDIDLEERLRRFRSDRSERASAARKLAERLTKDLPKRQAAATPALAGVLLLHAYPDRIALKRGAPGRYVMANGRGAELAQTERLAASDMLVIADLTGRAAQGRILSAAEIRLSDIEESLPAAIIQGDESFFDPPSGQVRARRVKRIGAIILEETPLGRPSGEGATKALAEGLRQLGLERLDFSKNAEQLRQRIGFLHRTLGTPWPDMSDEALLDRLEDWFIPFQTGVRSLADISMGGIIDGLKALVPYEAQRDLDQMAPTHFTAPTGMSHPIQYDGDEPKLTIRVQELFGLKNHPAIGGGRLPLLLELTSPAHRPIQTTRDLPGFWTGSWSDVRADMRGRYPRHPWPDDPAAAAPTTRAKPRGT, from the coding sequence ATGGCATTCTCTCTTCCTCCTTATCCTGTCAGCGAAATCCTGCCTCCTTTGGCCAAGGCATTGCGAGAGGGAAACCGTGCTGTGCTTTCCGCCCCTCCAGGAGCGGGCAAGACGACACTTGTTCCACTTTATCTGCTCGATCAGCCATGGCGCGGCGATAACCGCATCATTCTGCTGGAGCCAAGGCGGCTGGCCGCGCGTGCTGCGGCCTCCCGCATGGCCTCCCTGATCGGCGAGACTGTGGGTGAAACGGTGGGCTACCGAATGCGGCTCGATAACCGCATCTCTGCCAAGACGCGGATTGAAGTGGTCACGGAGGGCGTATTTGCCCGGATGATTCTTGAGGATCCCGAACTCTCCGGCATCGCCGCCGTGCTGTTTGATGAATTTCACGAGCGGTCACTGGATGCGGATTTTGGTCTCGCGCTGGCGCTGGATTGCCAATCCGCGCTGCGCGATGATTTGCGGCTGATTGTCATGTCGGCGACGCTGGATGTGCAGCGGATGGCAGGTCTGATGCAGGACCCGCCAGTGCTGGAAAGTGCGGGGCGCAGCTTTCCCATCGATATCCGCCACCGCGACCGGCCCGGCACTGAGCGGATTGAAGACAGCGTCACCAGTGCCATTCTCGATGCCCATGCCCATGAAAGCGGGTCGATCCTTGCCTTTCTGCCCGGTCAGGCCGAAATCCGCCGCGTGGCGGAGCGGCTGGAGGGCCGGTTGCCAGCGGCAACTTTGATTGCACCGCTTTACGGCAATCTTTCACAAGCCGAGCAAGACCAGGCCATCAAGCCCACCACTCCCGGCACCCGCAAAGTGGTGCTGGCCACATCGATTGCCGAAACCTCGATCACCATCGACGGGGTGCGGATCGTCATCGACAGCGGGCTGCAACGCCTGCCGGTCTACGAACCCTCGACGGGTATCACGCGACTGGAAACCACCCGTGTTTCGCGCGCTTCCGCCGACCAGCGGGCCGGACGTGCCGGTCGAACCGAGCCGGGTATCGCCATCCGGCTGTGGCATGCCGGTCAAACGGCAGCGATGCCAGCCTTTACCCCGCCGGAAATTCTCGCCAGTGACCTGTCAGGTCTGGTGATGGACATGGCCCATTGGGGCGTGACCGATGCCTCTGCCTTATCCTTTATCGATCAGCCCCCCGCCGCAGCCTTGAAGGAGGCGCGAAACCTGCTGGTGGCTCTTAGCGCACTGGATGATCAGGGACACTTGACGGCCAAAGGCAAGATCATGCGCGGCCTTGGCCTGCCGCCGAGGCTTGCCGCTATGGTAATTGCCGCCGCCGAACAGGGACAGGCTAAAACAGCCAGCGACATCGCTGTCCTGCTGACGGAACAAGGATTGGGCGGAACGGATATCGACCTGGAAGAACGCCTGCGCCGATTTCGGTCGGACCGCAGCGAGCGGGCCAGTGCAGCGCGCAAGCTGGCAGAGCGGCTGACGAAAGACCTGCCGAAACGTCAGGCTGCTGCCACCCCGGCGCTGGCCGGAGTGCTGCTTTTGCATGCCTATCCAGACCGGATCGCGCTGAAACGGGGCGCACCGGGGCGATATGTGATGGCGAACGGGCGCGGCGCGGAACTGGCGCAAACCGAACGGCTGGCGGCAAGCGACATGCTTGTCATTGCCGATCTGACCGGGCGGGCGGCGCAAGGGCGAATCCTGAGCGCAGCGGAAATCCGCCTTTCCGATATAGAAGAGAGCCTGCCGGCAGCAATCATTCAGGGCGATGAGAGCTTTTTCGACCCGCCAAGCGGCCAGGTCCGCGCTCGGCGCGTCAAGCGGATCGGTGCGATCATTCTGGAGGAGACACCGCTAGGGCGGCCCAGTGGCGAAGGTGCCACCAAAGCGCTGGCTGAAGGGTTGCGGCAATTGGGTCTCGAACGCCTGGATTTCAGCAAGAATGCCGAGCAATTGCGCCAGCGCATCGGTTTTCTGCATCGCACGCTCGGAACACCCTGGCCAGACATGAGTGACGAGGCCTTGCTGGATCGGCTTGAGGACTGGTTCATTCCCTTCCAGACCGGTGTGCGCAGCCTTGCCGATATTTCCATGGGCGGAATCATCGATGGGCTGAAGGCGCTGGTGCCTTACGAGGCGCAGCGTGATCTGGACCAGATGGCGCCGACCCATTTTACCGCGCCGACCGGCATGAGCCATCCGATCCAATATGACGGCGACGAGCCGAAGCTGACGATCCGCGTTCAGGAATTGTTTGGCCTTAAAAACCATCCGGCCATTGGCGGCGGACGGTTGCCGCTGCTGCTGGAACTGACGTCGCCAGCGCATCGGCCAATCCAGACGACCCGCGACCTGCCTGGTTTCTGGACGGGATCATGGAGCGACGTGCGCGCCGACATGCGAGGACGCTATCCCCGCCATCCCTGGCCCGACGACCCTGCCGCTGCTGCCCCCACGACACGGGCCAAACCGCGTGGTACATAG
- a CDS encoding ornithine cyclodeaminase family protein — translation MLVLNEDETAHALGWANLIGALKDMFACDCRMPVRHHHTVEVPGRADATLLLMPAWLPGKYCGVKLVSVFPDNHLSGLPAVQGGYLLTSGETGAMLALIDGGVLTARRTAAASALAASYLAREDASHLLMVGTGRLSLHLIEAHASIRPLTQISIWGRNSAKAEETAAAARALGFSAQAVTEIEEVARQADIISCATLSTDPLIKGDWLKPGAHVDLVGGFRPVMREADDTAIRRARVYVDTRAGAMAEAGDIVQPLRNGSLTAEQIQGELTELVKGTVDGRKSAEEITLFKSVGAALEDLAGAILAYETVKARQGRL, via the coding sequence ATGCTTGTGTTGAATGAGGATGAGACGGCGCATGCGCTGGGTTGGGCTAATCTGATCGGTGCCTTGAAGGATATGTTCGCTTGCGACTGCCGGATGCCGGTCCGGCATCATCATACAGTGGAAGTGCCCGGACGTGCCGATGCCACCCTGCTCTTGATGCCCGCCTGGCTGCCCGGCAAATATTGTGGGGTCAAGCTGGTTTCGGTTTTTCCAGACAATCATCTCTCTGGTCTTCCCGCCGTGCAGGGAGGCTATCTGCTGACCTCGGGCGAAACAGGAGCGATGCTGGCTCTTATTGATGGCGGGGTTCTGACAGCACGGCGCACTGCGGCAGCGTCTGCCCTAGCGGCGAGCTATCTCGCACGGGAGGATGCATCGCATCTGCTGATGGTGGGAACGGGACGTCTTTCACTCCATCTTATAGAAGCCCATGCTTCCATCAGACCGCTCACCCAGATTTCCATCTGGGGCCGCAATTCAGCCAAGGCAGAGGAAACGGCAGCCGCAGCCCGTGCGCTCGGATTTTCCGCTCAGGCGGTAACCGAGATCGAAGAGGTTGCGCGGCAGGCAGATATTATTTCCTGCGCCACCCTGTCGACCGATCCGTTGATTAAAGGAGACTGGCTGAAGCCTGGTGCCCATGTCGATCTCGTCGGCGGTTTCCGGCCTGTCATGCGCGAGGCGGATGATACGGCTATTCGAAGGGCGCGCGTCTATGTCGATACCCGCGCAGGCGCGATGGCTGAGGCTGGCGATATCGTACAGCCGCTCCGCAATGGCAGTCTGACCGCAGAGCAGATTCAAGGCGAACTCACAGAGCTCGTCAAAGGCACTGTCGATGGGCGAAAGAGTGCAGAGGAAATTACACTGTTCAAATCCGTTGGGGCTGCGCTAGAAGATCTCGCAGGCGCCATTCTTGCGTATGAAACCGTAAAGGCCCGGCAGGGTCGGCTGTGA
- a CDS encoding MFS transporter: MNIEQRITAAAPLVDPQAEISARLERLPVTREVFWARNIVGAATFFDGYTVIAIAYAMPVLVREWNLTPGQTGMILSMGYLGQLIGAVCFGWMAEKIGRLKVLLFTILLFVSMDIACLFAVGAGMMMAFRFVQGIGTGGEVPVASAYINELIGSKGRGRFFLLYEVMFLLGLVGAGLIGYFMVPLYGWKAMFVVGLVPAILMIPLRWFLHESPRWLVANGRYEDADRIVSKLENSARAAGNELPEPKIVAAPMRRKSDWRELFQGIYLKRTLSIWAMWFCAYMVANGTITWLPTLYRQTFNLPLETSILYGFITSVGGVIAAIICAFLIDKVGRKRWYTGALLIAPIPLVILAWLGATSAVQVLVLAGLAYAIVQTVTFSLYLYSSEIYPTRLRAIGTGTGSAWLRLGSSAGPIAVGWVMSSMGIQYVFGAFAVILLVGALVTALFAVETKDRVLEELSP, translated from the coding sequence ATGAATATTGAACAACGGATCACGGCGGCGGCGCCGCTTGTTGACCCGCAAGCTGAAATCAGTGCGCGCCTTGAAAGGCTGCCGGTCACCCGCGAGGTTTTCTGGGCACGGAACATTGTCGGCGCTGCAACCTTTTTTGACGGCTACACCGTGATCGCAATCGCCTATGCCATGCCGGTCCTGGTTCGCGAATGGAACCTCACTCCGGGACAAACCGGCATGATCCTTTCCATGGGCTATCTCGGGCAGCTGATTGGCGCGGTCTGCTTCGGTTGGATGGCTGAGAAGATTGGTCGTTTGAAAGTGCTGCTGTTCACCATTCTGCTTTTTGTCAGCATGGATATCGCGTGCTTGTTTGCGGTAGGCGCCGGCATGATGATGGCATTCCGGTTCGTACAAGGAATTGGCACCGGCGGTGAAGTACCGGTCGCCAGCGCTTATATCAACGAGTTGATTGGCTCTAAGGGGCGCGGCAGGTTCTTTCTGTTGTACGAGGTCATGTTTCTGCTTGGCCTGGTGGGCGCAGGCTTGATCGGATACTTCATGGTTCCGCTCTATGGCTGGAAAGCGATGTTCGTCGTCGGCCTGGTTCCCGCAATTTTGATGATCCCGCTACGATGGTTCCTGCATGAATCTCCTCGTTGGTTGGTTGCCAATGGTCGGTACGAAGACGCTGATCGTATCGTCTCCAAGTTGGAGAACAGCGCTAGGGCCGCCGGAAACGAACTGCCTGAGCCAAAAATCGTCGCCGCGCCCATGCGTCGCAAATCCGACTGGCGCGAGCTGTTTCAGGGTATTTATCTTAAGCGCACATTGTCGATATGGGCCATGTGGTTCTGCGCTTATATGGTGGCCAATGGCACGATCACCTGGCTTCCAACCCTCTATCGCCAGACATTCAATCTCCCGCTTGAAACGAGTATCCTCTACGGCTTTATCACCTCTGTCGGTGGTGTGATCGCAGCCATTATCTGCGCATTTCTCATCGACAAAGTGGGACGTAAACGCTGGTACACCGGTGCACTTCTGATCGCCCCGATCCCGCTGGTTATTCTCGCCTGGCTAGGAGCGACGTCAGCGGTTCAGGTTCTGGTCCTTGCGGGACTTGCCTACGCCATTGTCCAGACGGTGACGTTTTCCCTGTATCTTTATTCCTCGGAGATCTACCCGACACGTCTGCGTGCTATCGGCACGGGCACAGGCAGCGCCTGGTTACGGCTCGGATCTTCGGCCGGCCCTATTGCTGTTGGCTGGGTTATGTCATCGATGGGAATCCAATATGTATTCGGGGCCTTCGCGGTAATTCTGCTGGTAGGCGCTCTCGTGACAGCTCTCTTCGCGGTAGAGACTAAAGACCGCGTTCTTGAGGAACTCTCCCCCTGA
- a CDS encoding dihydrodipicolinate synthase family protein, which yields MQPMDMRGLSPAPVTAFTRDGEVDYAANTRIAKWLAGMDGVKSLVILGHAGEGTFLTEEERLKLIRTYVEAVDGRIPIIAGITGEGTRVAAEEAKKCKAAGATGALVYPNHGWLRFGFQKGAPQDRYKAIWQESGLQCILFQYPDATKASYDLDTQLAIATQDGVVATKNGVRNMKRWYVEIPELKKANPNLQILSCHDEWLLPTMFDVDGLLVGYGNIAPELLIDLIKAGKAQNYPEARKLFEQLLPVTRAVYHRGSHMEGTVALKLGLVHRGVLEHATIREPLKNLGEKAEAEIFAAFDAAGIGRVEQLMAAE from the coding sequence ATGCAACCAATGGATATGAGAGGGCTCAGCCCGGCACCAGTCACTGCTTTCACCCGCGATGGTGAGGTCGATTATGCTGCCAATACCCGCATTGCCAAATGGCTCGCAGGAATGGACGGCGTGAAAAGCCTTGTCATTCTTGGTCATGCTGGCGAAGGTACTTTTCTGACGGAAGAAGAGCGATTGAAGCTCATCCGCACGTATGTAGAGGCGGTTGATGGTCGAATTCCGATCATTGCTGGTATCACCGGTGAAGGCACCAGGGTCGCGGCGGAAGAAGCCAAGAAGTGCAAGGCAGCCGGTGCAACGGGCGCACTCGTTTATCCCAACCACGGCTGGCTCCGTTTCGGCTTCCAGAAGGGCGCCCCGCAGGATCGCTACAAGGCGATCTGGCAGGAATCAGGCCTACAATGCATTCTCTTCCAGTATCCGGATGCGACCAAAGCGTCCTACGACCTGGACACCCAGCTTGCCATCGCGACCCAGGATGGCGTCGTTGCCACCAAAAACGGTGTGCGCAACATGAAGCGCTGGTATGTTGAGATCCCTGAGCTCAAAAAGGCCAATCCCAACCTTCAGATCCTGAGCTGCCACGACGAATGGTTGCTGCCGACCATGTTCGATGTTGACGGCCTGCTCGTTGGTTATGGAAATATCGCCCCAGAACTCCTGATCGACCTGATCAAAGCGGGCAAGGCGCAGAACTATCCCGAAGCACGCAAGCTTTTCGAGCAACTCCTTCCGGTTACACGAGCCGTGTACCATCGAGGTTCTCACATGGAGGGCACCGTGGCCCTTAAGCTCGGTCTCGTCCATCGTGGTGTTCTGGAGCACGCCACTATCCGCGAGCCGCTGAAGAATCTCGGCGAGAAGGCCGAAGCTGAAATCTTTGCGGCCTTCGATGCTGCCGGTATTGGCCGCGTTGAGCAACTGATGGCGGCTGAATAG
- a CDS encoding LacI family DNA-binding transcriptional regulator — protein MNVRTEDAGRLGRVTILDVASAAGVSKSTVSRILDERLPRSDNETARRVRKIAEELGYVRDISAASLRRGSTMTVGIIVPRLTDTVMAMLYESLAKACSRSGRFAIVATTDDKPRADRLAAESLLNRGVDGLILSTARLDDDFADDLIARGIPHVFALRTAGASLCSVGDDRLGGYLATRHLIDLGHRHIGVIAGPSYASSAVGRVEGYRQAMQEAGIPVFPEAIVPSTFGIDAGAEAAEYLMRLDNRPTAIFAVNDNTAIGALSGLSRLGVSVPKEVSVVGYNDIPIVNHLPTPLTTVRVPFDQIASHALDLLLSETVSAEDRIRISAPTLIPRKSTAKPAL, from the coding sequence ATGAATGTAAGGACCGAAGATGCGGGGCGTCTGGGACGCGTGACAATTCTCGATGTTGCGTCGGCTGCCGGTGTCTCAAAATCGACGGTATCGCGCATTCTCGACGAACGGCTTCCCCGATCTGATAACGAAACGGCTCGCCGCGTCCGCAAGATTGCAGAAGAGCTGGGATATGTGCGGGATATCTCAGCGGCGAGCTTGAGGCGCGGCAGCACGATGACTGTCGGCATCATCGTGCCCCGCTTGACCGATACGGTCATGGCCATGCTTTACGAATCGCTGGCCAAGGCCTGTAGCAGAAGCGGTCGCTTTGCAATTGTCGCGACAACCGATGACAAGCCCAGGGCCGACAGGCTTGCTGCTGAATCACTTTTGAACCGCGGAGTGGATGGGCTCATCCTTTCGACAGCGCGGTTGGATGATGATTTTGCTGACGACCTCATCGCTCGGGGAATACCCCATGTCTTCGCTCTTCGCACGGCTGGGGCAAGCCTCTGTTCCGTTGGCGATGACAGGTTGGGCGGATACTTGGCAACACGCCACCTGATAGACCTGGGCCATCGTCATATTGGGGTGATTGCAGGACCATCTTATGCTTCCAGCGCGGTTGGGCGGGTGGAAGGCTACAGGCAGGCAATGCAAGAAGCAGGAATTCCGGTCTTTCCAGAGGCAATCGTTCCGTCGACCTTCGGGATCGACGCCGGTGCGGAAGCCGCTGAATATCTGATGCGGCTGGATAACCGTCCGACAGCAATCTTTGCCGTCAACGACAACACGGCTATCGGTGCGCTCTCAGGCCTTTCGCGCCTCGGAGTTTCCGTACCCAAAGAGGTTTCCGTGGTCGGATATAATGACATTCCGATCGTCAATCATCTCCCCACCCCGCTGACAACGGTTCGGGTTCCCTTCGACCAGATCGCATCGCATGCTTTGGATCTATTGCTGAGTGAGACGGTTTCGGCTGAAGACAGGATACGGATCTCGGCCCCAACGCTTATTCCGCGCAAATCGACTGCTAAGCCGGCGCTGTAG
- the iolG gene encoding inositol 2-dehydrogenase, with amino-acid sequence MVKKLALLGAGRIGKVHAKAIGEDKRAQFVAVADAFPEAAKAIADAYGAAVKTIEEIEADASIDAVLICTPTNTHSDLIERFTAAGKAVFCEKPIDLDVKRAEACAEVVRANGGKVMLGFNRRFDPHFQAVRKAIDDGKIGKVEMVTITSRDPGAPPPDYIKVSGGIFRDMTIHDFDIARFLLGEEITSVMASAAVLVDPKIGELGDYDSASLVLTTASGRQAIISNSRRATYGYDQRIEVHGSEGSVAAENQRPVSIEIATKDGYTRPPLHDFFMTRYTAAYAAEISAFLDFIESGKAPSPSIEDGLIALKLADAAVKAAKEKIVVTL; translated from the coding sequence ATGGTAAAGAAACTGGCCCTTCTGGGCGCAGGCCGTATCGGCAAAGTGCATGCCAAGGCCATTGGCGAAGACAAGCGCGCCCAATTTGTGGCCGTTGCAGATGCTTTCCCAGAGGCTGCCAAGGCGATTGCCGATGCCTATGGTGCAGCGGTCAAGACCATTGAAGAGATTGAGGCCGATGCCTCGATTGATGCCGTTTTGATCTGCACCCCCACCAACACCCATTCAGACCTGATCGAACGGTTCACCGCCGCTGGCAAGGCCGTGTTTTGCGAAAAGCCGATTGATCTGGATGTGAAGCGGGCAGAAGCCTGCGCCGAAGTGGTACGCGCCAATGGCGGCAAGGTGATGCTGGGCTTTAACCGCCGATTTGATCCGCATTTTCAGGCGGTGCGCAAGGCAATTGATGATGGCAAGATCGGCAAGGTCGAAATGGTCACCATCACCAGTCGTGATCCCGGTGCGCCGCCGCCAGACTATATCAAAGTCTCCGGCGGCATTTTCCGCGATATGACCATCCATGATTTCGACATCGCCCGCTTCCTGCTGGGCGAAGAAATCACCTCGGTCATGGCATCCGCTGCCGTGCTGGTGGACCCGAAGATTGGCGAATTGGGCGATTATGACAGCGCCAGCCTTGTGCTGACCACAGCAAGTGGCCGTCAGGCCATCATTTCCAACTCCCGCCGCGCCACCTATGGTTATGACCAGCGCATTGAAGTGCATGGCTCGGAAGGCTCTGTCGCAGCAGAAAACCAGCGCCCGGTCTCCATCGAGATCGCCACCAAGGACGGCTACACCCGCCCACCGCTGCATGATTTCTTCATGACCCGCTATACGGCGGCTTATGCGGCTGAAATCTCCGCATTCCTCGACTTTATTGAAAGCGGAAAGGCACCATCTCCATCGATTGAAGATGGCTTGATTGCGCTGAAACTGGCGGATGCGGCAGTCAAAGCTGCCAAGGAAAAGATCGTCGTTACGCTGTAA
- a CDS encoding MurR/RpiR family transcriptional regulator yields the protein MTDITVAETSAPDTIKAFEERLMQVSDTLPKRLKQCADYVGANKDRIAVSTVAEMAEGAGVQPSAFMRFCQIFGFSGFSEMQKLFRDSLVGGWPDYSTRLHHLRETASGSPSALLAEFVEAGRVSLEGLLQTVDPQLLEQAVACLSTAGMIHIVGLRRSFPVASYIAYAFEKMAVPAMLHSGVGKLESQHAIRDGDVVLAITFAPYSTETLDLVEQVSARGISVVAITDTVVNPLRKLGTITLSVAEVDFGAFRSLSATLCLAIALSVAVGTARQQD from the coding sequence ATGACAGACATCACCGTTGCCGAGACCTCCGCGCCCGATACCATCAAAGCGTTTGAAGAACGGCTGATGCAGGTGTCTGACACCTTGCCAAAAAGGCTGAAGCAATGTGCGGATTATGTCGGCGCCAATAAGGACCGCATCGCGGTTTCCACCGTGGCCGAAATGGCGGAAGGTGCTGGCGTGCAGCCCTCTGCCTTTATGCGATTTTGCCAAATATTTGGTTTTTCTGGATTTTCCGAGATGCAAAAGCTGTTTCGGGACTCTCTTGTCGGCGGTTGGCCGGATTATTCTACCCGTCTGCATCATTTGCGCGAAACGGCATCGGGCAGCCCATCGGCGCTTTTGGCGGAATTTGTCGAGGCGGGGCGTGTTTCGCTGGAAGGATTGCTGCAAACGGTCGATCCGCAACTGTTAGAACAGGCTGTGGCTTGCCTCAGCACGGCTGGAATGATCCATATTGTTGGCTTGCGCCGCTCTTTTCCGGTGGCAAGCTATATTGCCTATGCCTTTGAAAAAATGGCAGTTCCGGCCATGTTACACAGTGGCGTTGGCAAATTGGAAAGCCAGCATGCCATCCGCGATGGTGATGTGGTGCTGGCCATTACCTTTGCGCCCTATTCGACCGAGACGCTGGATTTGGTTGAGCAGGTTTCAGCGCGGGGCATTTCCGTGGTGGCGATTACCGATACGGTGGTCAATCCGCTGCGCAAACTGGGGACAATAACCCTCTCAGTCGCCGAGGTGGATTTTGGCGCATTTCGCTCACTCTCTGCCACGCTCTGTCTGGCCATTGCGCTCTCGGTTGCGGTGGGAACGGCCCGACAACAGGACTGA
- a CDS encoding bifunctional 5-dehydro-2-deoxygluconokinase/5-dehydro-2-deoxyphosphogluconate aldolase: MPKLDLITIGRSSVDLYGAQVGGRLEDMASFNKYIGGSPTNIAAGTARLGLKSALITRVGDEHMGRFIREQLVREGVDVRGVKTDPKRLTALVLLGIRDEHQFPLIFYRENCADMALCEDDIDPAFVAESGCVCVTGTHLSHPNTEAAVLKALRLARENGAKTALDIDYRPNLWGLAGHGDGESRFIESQAVTTKLQSTLHWFDLIVGTEEEFHIAGGSTNTVEALRAVRNVSKATLVCKRGALGAVVFDGDIPDSLDDGQTGEGFPIEVFNVLGAGDGFMSGLLKGWLTGKDWPTALKYANACGAFAVSRHGCTPAYPSLEELDYFFKTGIRNKALRKDAALEQVHWSTNRDGEWPQMRVFAFDHRMQLEAMCDEAGVSHARIGAFKQLCLKAAQQVANGQPGYGILCDSRLGRDALYQASGSGLWIGRPVEWPGSRPLTLEPELGEDFGGLTEWPVENVVKVLCFYHPDDDAALKENQENTVKRLFTAARRNRLEMLLEIIPSKVGSTDDDTAATIIQRFYDIGVYPDWWKLEPMKTTGAWANAVDAISRNDPYTRGIVVLGLDAPAAELEESFKTAASFDLVKGFAVGRTIFGDAARKWLAGTLSDGDAIADMVGKYTSLCQVWDRARSNA, encoded by the coding sequence GTGCCAAAACTTGACCTGATCACCATCGGCCGTTCGTCCGTTGATCTCTACGGTGCGCAAGTGGGTGGCCGTTTGGAAGATATGGCCTCCTTTAACAAATATATCGGCGGCTCCCCCACCAATATTGCGGCTGGCACCGCCCGGCTGGGTTTGAAATCCGCGCTGATCACCCGTGTGGGCGATGAGCACATGGGCCGCTTTATCCGCGAACAGCTGGTGCGTGAAGGGGTTGATGTTCGCGGCGTCAAGACAGACCCCAAGCGGCTGACCGCGCTGGTTTTGCTCGGCATTCGCGATGAGCACCAGTTTCCGCTGATTTTCTACCGCGAAAACTGCGCCGACATGGCGCTGTGCGAGGATGATATTGATCCCGCGTTTGTGGCCGAATCTGGCTGTGTTTGCGTCACGGGTACGCATCTATCCCATCCCAATACCGAAGCTGCGGTGCTGAAGGCGCTGCGATTGGCGCGCGAAAATGGTGCCAAAACCGCGCTGGATATTGATTATCGGCCCAATCTCTGGGGCTTGGCGGGTCATGGCGATGGCGAAAGCCGGTTTATCGAATCGCAGGCCGTCACCACAAAATTGCAATCCACCCTGCATTGGTTTGATCTGATTGTTGGCACGGAAGAAGAATTCCACATTGCCGGTGGCAGCACCAACACGGTGGAAGCACTGCGGGCCGTGCGGAATGTTTCGAAGGCAACATTGGTTTGCAAGCGCGGTGCCTTGGGCGCTGTGGTGTTTGATGGTGATATTCCAGACAGTCTTGATGATGGCCAGACCGGAGAAGGTTTCCCCATTGAGGTCTTCAACGTGCTGGGGGCTGGCGATGGCTTCATGTCTGGCCTTCTCAAAGGCTGGCTGACCGGCAAGGATTGGCCCACGGCCTTGAAATATGCCAATGCCTGCGGTGCCTTTGCGGTGTCGCGCCACGGCTGCACGCCTGCCTATCCAAGCCTTGAAGAGCTGGATTACTTCTTCAAAACCGGCATTCGCAACAAGGCTTTGCGCAAGGATGCGGCGCTGGAACAGGTGCATTGGTCCACCAACCGCGATGGAGAATGGCCGCAGATGCGGGTGTTTGCCTTCGATCACCGTATGCAGCTGGAAGCCATGTGTGATGAGGCTGGTGTTTCCCATGCGCGGATCGGCGCTTTCAAGCAACTCTGCCTGAAAGCAGCGCAGCAGGTGGCCAATGGCCAGCCCGGTTATGGCATTCTCTGTGATAGCCGTCTGGGTCGTGATGCGCTCTATCAGGCCTCTGGGTCTGGCCTTTGGATTGGCCGTCCAGTGGAATGGCCGGGCTCGCGTCCGCTGACATTGGAGCCGGAACTGGGCGAGGATTTTGGTGGTCTCACCGAATGGCCGGTGGAAAATGTGGTGAAGGTTCTGTGCTTCTATCATCCCGATGATGATGCCGCCTTGAAGGAAAACCAAGAAAATACGGTAAAACGTCTTTTCACGGCTGCGCGCCGTAACCGACTTGAAATGCTGTTGGAGATTATCCCTTCCAAGGTTGGCTCCACGGATGATGATACGGCAGCTACCATTATCCAGCGCTTTTACGACATTGGCGTCTACCCCGATTGGTGGAAGCTGGAGCCGATGAAAACGACGGGTGCCTGGGCCAATGCGGTTGATGCCATTTCCCGCAACGATCCCTATACGCGGGGCATTGTTGTGCTGGGCCTCGATGCGCCTGCCGCAGAGCTTGAGGAGAGCTTTAAGACGGCAGCCAGCTTTGATCTGGTCAAGGGCTTTGCCGTTGGGCGCACCATTTT